One Gemmatimonas sp. UBA7669 genomic window, TGTATTCGGCGGACAACCATGCCACGTGGCAGCGCCTGTATGCGCGCATGCAGGAGAACTGGGGCCGCTACGCCAACCAGCGTTTCCTCGATGGTCTGGAAACGCTGTGTTTCGAGCCCACGCACGTGCCGCGTCTTGAAGACGTGAATCGCTTCATGGCGCCTCGTACGGGATTTCGCGCCAAGGCCGTGAGTGGCTTTGTACCGGCCTTCGATTTCTTCGATTGCCTGAGCCGCCGCGAGTTCCCCACCACCATCACCATTCGTGACGGGCAGTCGCTCGACTATCTGCCCGAGCCCGACATCTTCCACGACATTGCGGGTCATGTGCCGATGCACACCGATCCGGCTTTTGCCGAGACGCTGGTGCGCTTCGGGGCCTGCGCGCATCTGGCCGCGGACATGGTGCGTGACATGAGCGACCGCGAAGAACGTCGCCGGCGGCTGTCGAGCATTCAGAACGCGCTGCAGCGCTTCTTCTGGTTCACCGTGGAATTCGGGCTCATGCGCGACGCGAGCGGGCAGCGCGTGACGGTGTACGGCTCGGGTCTCCTGTCGAGCTTCGGCGAAATTGTGCACAGCGTGGAGAGCCCCACGGTGCAGCGCTATCCGCTGCAACTCGAGTGGGTCATCAATCAGCACTTCGAGATCGATCACTATCAGCCACTGCTGTTCATCGTGGACAGCTTCGATCAACTCTACGAGCAGGTGGCAACGCTCGAGTCCTGGATGAAGGCCGGCAAGCTCGACCACGTCACGCCGGGCTGGCGCGACATGAGTCAGGCCGACGTGGAGAGCTTCCTCGAGGCCAGCCTCCGACCACGCTGAGCACGGGGACACTGCGTGGTACGACACGCTGAGGGGCGGGCCTGAGCGGCTCGTCCCTTGTGATGGGTTGCGCTGAGGTGACGGGATGGGCAAACGCGGCGTATTGTATGCCTTACGTATGCCTTTTTCCCATGGAGCATCCCCGATGCATTCAGCAACTCGTGTTGTTGTCCCGAGGCTGACCGGTTTGGCCCTTGCGGCGCTACTAGTCACGCCAAACGGGACTCTCTCTGCGCAGGCGTCGCCCACCGCGACGCCTGCAGGTGGGCCCTCGGCCACCTTGCCACTCAAGGCCGCCCGCACCCACAACTTCACGACTACGAAGGGCACCTGGATGAGCGTGGACGTCTCGCCCGATGGGCAGACGCTCGTGTTCGACCTGCTGGGTGACCTGTACACCATGCCCGTCACCGGCGGCAAGGCTACGCCGCTCACGCAGGGCATGGCCTACGACGTGCAGCCGCGCTTCTCGCCCGACGGCAAGAAGGTGGTGTTCGTGTCCGACCGCTCCGGCGGCGACAACGTGTGGATCATGTCGCTCGACAAGAAGGACACCACACA contains:
- a CDS encoding phenylalanine 4-monooxygenase: MATTALYAGMGLTTTKAPYIEQAVSNGEMYIEQPYELYSADNHATWQRLYARMQENWGRYANQRFLDGLETLCFEPTHVPRLEDVNRFMAPRTGFRAKAVSGFVPAFDFFDCLSRREFPTTITIRDGQSLDYLPEPDIFHDIAGHVPMHTDPAFAETLVRFGACAHLAADMVRDMSDREERRRRLSSIQNALQRFFWFTVEFGLMRDASGQRVTVYGSGLLSSFGEIVHSVESPTVQRYPLQLEWVINQHFEIDHYQPLLFIVDSFDQLYEQVATLESWMKAGKLDHVTPGWRDMSQADVESFLEASLRPR